In Cicer arietinum cultivar CDC Frontier isolate Library 1 chromosome 7, Cicar.CDCFrontier_v2.0, whole genome shotgun sequence, the genomic window CCTTcgattttttggttttttttaattatattttagctTACAACACTGTAATTCAACCATtcaattttttggtttttttttattatattatagtttACAACAACCAatctaatattttattcaaactaGGTGGATTGGACAAAAAATATTCGATTATTTTTGGTATTCTTTTTGGTGATTGTTCATCTATCCATTAGTGTTTGCTCATAAtgtgttaaaaatattaacaaattgcCATTTTCCACTATTGGACTGGAGCTTCTGgtatattatgtttttttggGAGTGAGCATCCACTTTTTTGTTCCTCTATGTGTTTAAATACATGTCTAAATTTGTCGATTAAATAGGCACTTGGCAAGTTCATATGAGATCATTgtaattacggtttttaaagcTTTGGCTTTCAAAAATACAATAGTTTGATTCATAGAATAAGGAAGCGTGTTGGTTCTTTACACCTTGAACATTAGTTTGAATTATGCATGTGGATTTGTACCGTGAACATTTTAAGTTCATTAACTATCTTCATTATTATTGCAACAACATGTAACATTACATCAAGATGAGTGATCAATCTGAGACAGTAGATTTGTTTGTTTCTCCTCCACCAATTGTCCCGAACACAACTACTATGTTACCACCTAGAACCAAAGGTCGTAAAAACGAATCGTTTGTTTGGAATGATTTCACAGTAGATCCTAACTTGGATGAGACATCTATTTGCAACCATTGTAGCAAGAAGCTCAAGTGTGATAATGGGACGAGTTCAATGATACAACATTCAAAGGGATGTAAGAAAAACCCCAATAGCGAGTTTAACCAGAGGAAGAGAACATTGGATGCAATGAATGTTGAAGGTCATACTATTTCTTCCCCTTCAGTGCCTAGGTTTGATCAAGAAAAATTACGATATTTACTCATGAAGATGTTTATAGGCATGTAATTGCCTTTTCGACAAGTGGAGCATCCAGATTTTCAAGAATTTGTAAGTGGCTTAAATCcaaaattcaatattatatCACGCACTACATTTGCACGCGATACTTTGTTGTTATGGGAGgtagaaaagttaaaattgaaaaactatATGTCCCAACACTGCCATAAGGTTTGCCTCACTGCCGACACATGGACATCTATTCAAAATTTGTCTTATATGTGTGTCACTGCTCACTTTGTTGACAATAATTGGAACTTGCAAAATAAGGTTCTAACATTTTGCCAAGTCCCAGGTCACACGACAGATGTTATGACAAAGACAATTGATGCGTGCTTGACTGATTGGGGGCTGAATCGTGTTTTGACTGTGACACTTGACAATGCCTAATCAAATGATCTTGGAATCAAACAATTAAAGAAAAGACTAATGTCTTGTAACAACTTGGTTTTTAATGGAGAGTACATGCATATGCGTTGTTGTGCGCCCATCTTAAATATCATTGTTAGTGAGGGGTTGAGTGATTTGGACATGTCAATTTTAAGGCTTCGTGCTACTGTGAAATATGCTAGGTCTTCTCCTCTTAGGTTTGCGAAATTTAAAGCATGTGTAGAACGGTCAAACTCTGAATACAAAGGTCTAGTTTGTCTTGACGTGGAAACTAGGTGGAACTCAACATATTTAATGTTAGACTCGGCTTTGAAGCATCAAAAGGCATTTGAAGTGCTTGAAATTCATGATCCCAAGTATTTGTTTTACGATGCCACCTTACGAATATCTGGTTCCTCCTATGTTGCCTCTAATATGTATATGTTAGAGGTTTTTGGAATAGGtgaaaaaatacttaaaatgtgCAACTCCAAGGATATGTGCTTAAAAGTAATGGCTGATAGGATGAAAACAAAGTATGACAAATATTGgggaaaatatgaaaatttgaacATGTTGTTGTTGATTTCTTCTGTCTTAGACCCCAGGAACAAATTAAAGTTTGTCAATTGGTTGATCACTCAGAACTTTAATTCATTTGATGCAACCAAAttaaaagatttgttgaaaactcGTTTGGATGAACTAATTCTGGAGTATAGTGGTGTTGGAGAAGGATTCCAAAGTGAATCACAATCGACTGAATTTGATTTAAGTGGTAAGGAAGATCTTTATAGTTATAATAGATTTTTAATGAGCACTGGTTCGTCCTCTACTGAAAAGTCTGATTTGGAAAGGTACTTGGAAGAATCTTTAGAGAGTCGGTCATCTACCAACTTTGATGTTTTAAACTGGTGGAGGTTAAACTCAAGCCGTTTTCCAATTCTTGCAAAGATAGCCAAAGACTTGCTTGCCATACCTATCTCCACAGTGGCCTTTGAGTCTAGTTTTACTACCGGAGGACGAGTGATTGACGAATACCGGAGTTGTCTCACACCTCAAACGGTTGAAGCTCTAGTTTGTACTGCTAGTTGGCTTAAAGGATTGCGTAAACCGTCTTCAATAAGTGATTCACTTTTAGTTGAGGATTTCAAGGAGCTTGAGATTTTAGAGGAATGTAACATTGTATATGCTTTAATagttgaatataaattaataattgttaaattatgatttgataagtaactgtttttttttacttcagAAATAACTTCTATGAAATTTGGTGGTGCTTGTTCGGTTCATGTTTCTCTTGGTGAAGATTGAGAATTGAAATAACAGGGACTCTGACTTTTAGAGAAGGGCTTTTAGGACGTATAGCTTACATAAAATTACATGTGAGGTatgaattgaatttaaattacattaaatttgaAGTGATTAGGGAAATTTATGAGAATGAAAATTTCAACTTGGATGCAGAGGATGCAAAGTTTggatttttcaatttcaatttgaaGCCACGGCTGCTAATGGTATGTTTCTTTATGTAACTCATTTTGacttttttcatttaaatcTGAATACTTTATGCAATTTACAAATATTTGGTTTTGAAATTTTGGAAATTAGCATCTAAACACACTGAGAAGgcataatttttattgttgagAAGTGATTTTAGAAGTCCTAATTCCTAATAGTCCTCTGA contains:
- the LOC105853091 gene encoding zinc finger BED domain-containing protein RICESLEEPER 2-like; translated protein: MSCNNLVFNGEYMHMRCCAPILNIIVSEGLSDLDMSILRLRATVKYARSSPLRFAKFKACVERSNSEYKGLVCLDVETRWNSTYLMLDSALKHQKAFEVLEIHDPKYLFYDATLRISGSSYVASNMYMLEVFGIGEKILKMCNSKDMCLKVMADRMKTKYDKYWGKYENLNMLLLISSVLDPRNKLKFVNWLITQNFNSFDATKLKDLLKTRLDELILEYSGVGEGFQSESQSTEFDLSGKEDLYSYNRFLMSTGSSSTEKSDLERYLEESLESRSSTNFDVLNWWRLNSSRFPILAKIAKDLLAIPISTVAFESSFTTGGRVIDEYRSCLTPQTVEALVCTASWLKGLRKPSSISDSLLVEDFKELEILEEWTLTFREGLLGRIAYIKLHVRYELNLNYIKFEVIREIYENENFNLDAEDAKFGFFNFNLKPRLLMKIVLQVDVHDDKTKKKAIKAISNIYFSVHGFEGAEINLNWRHSIVGFMLEDLISLYKDKERT